From a single Onychomys torridus chromosome 9, mOncTor1.1, whole genome shotgun sequence genomic region:
- the Sftpc gene encoding pulmonary surfactant-associated protein C yields the protein MDVGSKEVLMESPPDYSAGPRSQFRIPCCPVHLKRLLIVVVVVVLVVVVIVGALLMGLHMSQKHTEMVLEMSIGAPETQKRPALSEHMDTIATFSVGSTGIVVYDYQRLLTAYKPAPGTYCYIMKMAPDSIPSLEAFTRKFQNFQAKPSASTSKLGQEEAHDTGSASSGRDLAFLGLAVSTLCGELPLYYI from the exons ATGGATGTGGGTAGCAAAGAGGTCTTGATGGAGAGTCCCCCG GATTACTCAGCAGGTCCCAGAAGCCAGTTCCGCATCCCGTGCTGCCCCGTGCACCTCAAACGCCTTCTCAtcgtggttgtggtggtggtccTTGTTGTCGTGGTGATTGTGGGGGCCCTGCTCATGGGCCTCCACATGAGTCAGAAACATACCGAGATG GTCCTTGAGATGAGCATTGGAGCACCGGAAACTCAGAAACGCCCAGCCCTGAGCGAGCACATGGACACCATTGCTACCTTCTCCGTTGGTTCCACTGGGATTGTTGTGTATGACTACCAGCGG CTCCTGACTGCCTATAAGCCAGCTCCGGGAACCTACTGCTACATCATGAAGATGGCTCCAGACAGCATCCCTAGTCTTGAGGCTTTTACTAGAAAATTCCAGAATTTCCAG GCCAAGCCCTCAGCATCCACCTCTAAGCTGGGCCAAGAGGAAGCGCATGATACTGGTTCCGCGTCTTCTGGGAGAGACCTGGCTTTCCTAGGTCTTGCTGTGAGCACCTTGTGTGGAGAGCTACCACTATACTATATCTAG